In one Paramormyrops kingsleyae isolate MSU_618 chromosome 18, PKINGS_0.4, whole genome shotgun sequence genomic region, the following are encoded:
- the bud23 gene encoding 18S rRNA (guanine-N(7))-methyltransferase, translated as MSSNSRRPEHTAPPEVFYNEEEARKYSQNSRMIEIQSQMSERAVELLNLPEDQPCFLLDVGCGSGLSGDYLSEEGHFWLGVDISTAMLDVALDREVEGDLILGDMGHGMPFRPGTFDGCISISALQWLCNADKKSYSPPKRLYTFFSTLYSSLARGARAIFQIYPENSEQLELITAQAMKAGFTGGMVVDYPNSTKAKKLFLCLFAGVSGVLPKGLGSETLDRGASNQVQYSGQRCRYKNMKGKSAKKGKDWILEKKERRRRQGREVRADTKYTGRKRKPRF; from the exons ATGTCTTCAAATTCTCGTAGACCAGAACATACGGCACCTCCAGAGGTG TTCTACAACGAAGAAGAGGCCAGAAAATACTCTCAGAA CTCTCGCATGATAGAGATTCAGAGTCAAATGTCCGAGAGGGCTGTGGAGCTCCTGAATCTGCCAGAAGATCAGCCATGCTTTCTGCTAGATGTTGG ATGTGGTTCGGGGTTGAGTGGGGACTACCTTTCTGAAGAAGGCCACTTCTGGCTGGGGGTGGACATCAGCACAGCTATGCTGG atgttgctttggacagagAGGTTGAAGGTGACCTTATTTTGGGCGATATGGGGCATGGCATGCCCTTTAGACCTGGCACGTTTGATGGCTGTATAAG CATCTCTGCCCTGCAGTGGCTCTGCAATGCAGACAAAAAGTCATACAGCCCCCCCAAAAGACTCTACACGTTCTTCAGCACCCTTTACTCCTCATTG GCCCGCGGTGCTCGAGCCATCTTTCAGATCTACCCAGAAAACTCTGAACAG CTGGAACTGATCACAGCCCAGGCCATGAAGGCTGGTTTCACTGGGGGCATGGTGGTGGATTACCCTAACAGCACCAAGGCCAAGAA gctcttcctctgcctgttTGCTGGAGTTTCTGGGGTGTTGCCCAAG GGCCTGGGATCTGAGACCTTGGACCGAGGTGCTTCCAATCAGGTCCAGTACTCTGGACAGAG GTGTCGCTACAAAAATATGAAGGGGAAATCTGCAAAGAAGGGCAAGGACTGGATCCTGGAGAAGAAGGAGAGGAGGCGGCGGCAGGGCCG CGAGGTTCGTGCTGATACAAAGTACACCGGCCGCAAGAGGAAACCGCGCTTTTAG